A stretch of Babesia bigemina genome assembly Bbig001, chromosome : III DNA encodes these proteins:
- a CDS encoding membrane protein, putative: MDNAEVVAEPTIGTMEWLDKNLKKMMIVLSSLSLLFCAALCGYTVYIFGYIADKTMYNLAVMMAVFVAALTLSDIVGLFAAALESEGFTALFTYNNMCATITTLVLSGVHFGKAVYIGKQFRAEDNLASTFFVTATGLITMAILHATMVFIGFRYKRLLSRRANVIELKLNDTVFTTINDLNQTQAISFPKTLNAV, from the coding sequence ATGGACAACGCGGAAGTTGTGGCGGAACCCACCATCGGCACCATGGAGTGGCTCGACAAGAACCTcaagaagatgatgatagTGCTCTCCTCCTTGTCGCTGCTCTTCTGCGCGGCCCTCTGCGGGTACACGGTGTACATCTTCGGGTACATCGCGGACAAGACCATGTACAACCTGGCCGTCATGATGGCGGTGTTCGTGGCGGCGCTGACCCTCAGCGACATCGTGGGCCTCTTCGCGGCCGCGTTGGAGTCGGAGGGGTTCACCGCCCTCTTCACGTACAACAACATGTGCGCCACCATCACGACGCTGGTGCTGTCGGGCGTGCACTTCGGCAAGGCCGTGTACATCGGCAAGCAGTTCAGGGCGGAGGACAACCTGGCGAGCACCTTCTTCGTGACGGCGACGGGGCTGATCACCATGGCGATCCTGCACGCGACGATGGTCTTCATAGGGTTCAGGTACAAGCGCCTGCTCTCCCGCAGGGCCAACGTCATCGAGCTCAAGCTCAACGACACCGTGTTCACGACCATCAACGACCTCAACCAAACGCAAGCGATCAGCTTCCCGAAGACGCTAAACGCAGTCTGA
- a CDS encoding WD domain, G-beta repeat containing protein, putative: MADGAAARPGHYDRLLRANIYKSLNLFAGEFAAHPFNPLDEFTRRRLSCKILSEYGPVLNYQPKAANVPARSGQSEDSAAPKAAKDAPTINVRKAKTPIAEVVDGLHAALASSRPASSKLAYLDAAVSDEVNFGIVRKRPLLALGAGDSAKRHEHGAIRAVVDGDSAGSSAITSYLRETVAGGHSIATLGIKPKTDTIRRTKPKWHPPWKMYRMIVGHQGWVHCVSVDVSNQWFATGSSDRLIKIWDLATCQLKLSLTGHINAVRDLKISDRHPYLFSCGEDNTVKCWDIEHNKVIRSYHGHLSGVYSLALHPALDVLFSGGRDAVVRVWDIRTKESVHVFTGHSGTIMSLASQRAEPQVISGSQDKTVRLWDLAAGKTLATLTNHKKSIRAMAIHPSEYTFCSAGADNVKVWKCPEGVFHRNIGGHNSILNCAAIKDDGESSVLVAGSNNGQLHFWDWHSGYKFQTLESVVQKGSLESENGIFGCAFDMSESRLITAECDKTVKIWIQDPDATPESHPVVWTPEAASRHY, translated from the coding sequence ATGGCCGACGGCGCGGCGGCGAGGCCGGGCCATTACGACCGCCTGCTGCGGGCCAACATCTACAAATCGCTTAATCTGTTCGCCGGCGAGTTTGCTGCCCACCCCTTCAACCCTTTGGACGAGTTCACGCGGCGCCGCCTTTCGTGCAAGATTCTGTCGGAATATGGCCCCGTGCTGAACTACCAGCCGAAGGCTGCCAATGTGCCGGCGAGAAGCGGCCAGAGCGAGGACTCTGCGGCGCCCAAGGCCGCCAAGGACGCGCCAACCATCAACGTCCGCAAGGCCAAGACCCCGATTGCGGAAGTCGTGGACGGGCTGCACGCCGCGCTCGCTAGCTCGCGCCCCGCGTCTAGCAAGCTGGCTTACTTGGACGCGGCCGTGTCCGACGAGGTAAACTTCGGCATCGTGCGCAAGCGgccgctgctggcgctGGGCGCCGGCGACTCCGCCAAGCGGCACGAGCACGGCGCTATCCGTGCCGTCGTCGACGGCGACAGCGCCGGCTCGAGCGCCATCACGTCCTACCTGCGTGAGACAGTTGCGGGCGGCCACTCTATCGCAACCCTCGGCATCAAGCCGAAAACGGACACCATCCGCCGCACCAAGCCGAAGTGGCACCCCCCCTGGAAGATGTACCGCATGATCGTCGGCCACCAGGGTTGGGTGCACTGCGTGTCCGTCGACGTGTCCAACCAGTGGTTCGCGACCGGCAGCTCTGACCGCCTGATAAAGATCTGGGATTTGGCCACGTGCCAGCTGAAGCTCTCGCTGACCGGCCACATCAACGCCGTGCGCGACCTCAAGATCTCGGACCGCCACCCGTACCTGTTCAGCTGCGGCGAGGACAACACGGTGAAGTGCTGGGACATCGAGCACAACAAGGTGATCCGCAGCTACCACGGCCACCTGTCGGGAGTGTACTCGCTGGCCCTGCACCCCGCCCTGGACGTGCTGTTCAGCGGCGGCCGTGATGCCGTCGTGCGCGTGTGGGACATCCGCACTAAGGAGTCGGTGCACGTGTTCACCGGGCACAGCGGGACCATCATGAGCCTGGCGTCGCAGCGCGCTGAGCCCCAGGTGATATCCGGCTCCCAGGACAAGACCGTCCGCCTGTGGGACCTGGCTGCCGGCAAGACGCTCGCCACCCTCACCAACCACAAGAAGAGCATCCGCGCGATGGCCATCCACCCCAGCGAGTACACGTTCTGCAGCGCGGGCGCGGACAACGTCAAGGTGTGGAAGTGCCCCGAGGGCGTGTTCCACCGCAACATCGGCGGGCACAACTCGATCCTGAACTGCGCGGCCATAAAGGACGACGGCGAGTCGTCGGTGCTCGTCGCGGGCTCCAACAACGGCCAGCTGCACTTCTGGGACTGGCACAGCGGCTACAAGTTCCAGACGCTCGAGAGCGTGGTGCAGAAGGGCTCCCTCGAGAGCGAGAACGGCATCTTCGGCTGCGCGTTCGACATGAGTGAGAGCCGCCTGATCACCGCCGAGTGCGACAAAACGGTGAAGATATGGATCCAGGACCCCGACGCGACGCCCGAGAGCCACCCCGTGGTCTGGACGCCCGAGGCCGCGTCCAGGCACTACTAG